One Hypnocyclicus thermotrophus DNA segment encodes these proteins:
- a CDS encoding RNA-binding S4 domain-containing protein: MRLDKFLKTARIIKRRPIAKKVADNKKIKINGKIAKSATNVNMGDILEVEYFNRYMKIEVLEVPKGNVKKEKASELIKVIETKKIETNELAFLEEDELDEEL; this comes from the coding sequence ATGAGATTAGATAAATTTTTAAAAACTGCTAGAATAATAAAAAGAAGACCAATTGCTAAAAAAGTAGCTGATAATAAAAAAATAAAAATAAATGGCAAAATAGCAAAATCAGCTACAAATGTAAATATGGGAGATATATTAGAAGTAGAATATTTTAATAGATATATGAAAATAGAAGTATTAGAAGTACCAAAAGGAAATGTAAAAAAAGAAAAAGCAAGTGAGCTAATAAAAGTAATAGAAACAAAAAAAATAGAAACAAATGAGTTAGCATTTTTAGAGGAAGATGAGCTAGATGAAGAGTTATAA
- the mazG gene encoding nucleoside triphosphate pyrophosphohydrolase produces the protein MNKFQELIEIMKKLRKDCPWDKEQTLDSLKPYLLEESYELIDAIDKKDYNELKSELGDLLLQVVFQSEIMEEEKRFNIDDVIEKLNEKLIRRHPHVFKDVEVENSDEVLKNWEEIKKTEKEHLDRVSVLDGIPNSLPPLIRATKLQKKVKKIGFEFEKIDDVIEKIDEEVLEFKEAIKNKDIKNLEEELGDIIFTLVNISRFLKIDITNALIKTNRKFEERFRFVEKNLDLKNSTLEEMDKMWEEAKKKI, from the coding sequence ATGAACAAGTTTCAAGAATTAATTGAAATAATGAAAAAACTTAGAAAAGATTGTCCTTGGGATAAAGAACAAACCTTAGATAGTTTAAAACCTTATCTTTTAGAAGAATCATACGAGCTTATAGATGCAATAGATAAAAAAGATTATAACGAATTAAAATCAGAACTTGGAGATTTACTTCTTCAAGTTGTTTTTCAATCTGAAATAATGGAAGAAGAAAAGAGGTTTAATATAGATGATGTTATTGAAAAATTAAATGAAAAACTTATTAGACGTCATCCGCATGTATTTAAAGATGTAGAAGTAGAAAATAGTGATGAAGTATTAAAAAATTGGGAAGAAATAAAGAAAACAGAAAAAGAACATTTAGATAGAGTATCAGTTCTTGATGGGATTCCAAATTCTTTACCACCATTAATTAGAGCAACAAAATTGCAAAAGAAAGTTAAAAAAATAGGATTTGAATTTGAAAAAATAGATGATGTAATAGAAAAAATAGATGAAGAAGTATTAGAATTTAAAGAGGCAATAAAAAATAAAGATATTAAAAATTTAGAAGAAGAGCTTGGAGATATAATATTTACTTTAGTAAATATTAGTAGATTTTTAAAAATTGATATAACAAATGCTCTTATAAAAACAAATAGAAAATTTGAAGAAAGATTTAGATTTGTGGAGAAAAATTTAGATTTGAAAAATTCTACTTTAGAAGAAATGGATAAAATGTGGGAAGAAGCAAAGAAAAAAATCTAA
- the ispE gene encoding 4-(cytidine 5'-diphospho)-2-C-methyl-D-erythritol kinase — protein MKSYKEKANAKINIGLNILEKLENGYHSLDMIMAPIDLSDILEIKFNEKKGNLKIFCNKNDVPINENNIIYKIYNKFYEYTSLQREDIEVKLIKRIPSEAGLGGGSSDGATFLKVLNNYNNNILSTNEMINISKDIGADIPFFIINKTTRVKGIGEKLEIIENKLESDIILVKPSFGISTKDAYINYSNLKNKNNANIEKIIKGLKENDVNLVRDNIDNHLQQSAKLFKNELEKFEKELYKLTKLKFYMTGSGSCYYSFVEKKDSKKIINLLKNKYGTYFISLTRFY, from the coding sequence ATGAAGAGTTATAAAGAAAAAGCAAATGCTAAAATTAATATAGGACTTAATATATTAGAAAAACTAGAAAATGGATATCATAGTTTAGATATGATAATGGCTCCAATTGATTTATCAGATATATTAGAAATAAAATTTAATGAAAAAAAAGGAAATTTAAAAATATTTTGTAATAAAAATGATGTGCCTATTAATGAAAATAATATTATATATAAAATATATAATAAATTTTATGAATATACCTCTTTACAACGCGAAGATATAGAGGTAAAATTAATAAAGAGAATTCCTAGTGAAGCAGGACTAGGTGGAGGAAGTTCTGATGGGGCTACATTTTTAAAAGTTTTAAATAATTATAATAATAATATTTTGTCTACTAACGAAATGATAAATATTTCAAAAGATATTGGAGCAGATATACCGTTTTTTATAATTAATAAAACAACAAGAGTAAAAGGTATTGGAGAAAAATTAGAAATTATAGAAAATAAATTAGAAAGTGATATTATACTAGTAAAGCCTAGTTTTGGAATTAGTACAAAAGATGCATATATAAATTATTCTAATTTAAAAAATAAAAACAATGCAAATATAGAAAAAATAATAAAGGGATTAAAAGAAAATGACGTAAATTTAGTTAGAGATAACATAGATAATCATTTACAACAATCTGCAAAACTTTTTAAAAATGAATTGGAAAAATTTGAAAAAGAACTATATAAATTGACAAAATTAAAATTTTATATGACAGGTAGTGGAAGTTGTTATTATAGTTTTGTAG
- the mfd gene encoding transcription-repair coupling factor encodes MNFTIDLEEKEIYRGKIPFFLMNKNKNIIYLSGLNKNIDDYYFGIKDFSNKNLLKIENYNYTDIEWKEKNIELLNILKKENSIIFISLNAVFKEYFSKIKFFTIYKEKEYKINKIIKFLEENGYTRNYIIESIGEYSIRGDIIDIFSPSYDHPIRLEFFDNFLEDIRYFDIDTQKSIEKIEHIDINSNIGNSEKYSFLELLNKLKYKNYEIIIENKEFLDYKLEEYILNNREKENKIREEYAKIIFDNIHIFTKRLNENFVSKLKDYDYIKEYSKNKTIYIFTEEKRRYEEIFKGYKNIIIERKNYFEGFETAKELVITDRELKGIRVVRLEKRKEGLKLKNINQIIKGDYVIHENHGVGIYLGIEEIDNKDYLAIKYADADKLYVPIDGINKIEKYINEPGKIPEIYNLGRKGFKKRKEKIRKDIEEFAKELVQIQAKREAAVGFKFSKDTVWQEEFEEGFPYNETKDQLKAINDTKRDMESYKVMDRIVCGDVGYGKTEIALRAAFKAVMDGKQVVMLTPTTVLAHQHYERFIERFKNFPVDIKLLSRLESRGSQNKVVEGLKNGSVDIVIGTHRLLSTDISFKDLGLIIIDEEQKFGVKAKEKLKTLRIAVDTLTLTATPIPRTLNLALLGIRDISIIETAPENRKPVEIKFLEKEKNKIKEVILKEKAREGQIFYLFNSIKGMENKLNELRKILPDYIEIDFIHGQMPANQIKEKIVKFENGEFDLLLTTTIIENGIDIVNANTIIIEGIEKLGLAQIYQLKGRVGRGNKKGYCYLLLEKERKLSKKTKLRKETLENINVLGGGFQLSLEDMRIRGAGEILGDKQHGAIDTFGYDLYIKMLNEEMKKLKNEEIQKELYIDINKKGYIPNDYINETEKIRVYKRILSCKKIIELKELKNEIIDRFSKMPKETEELFEYYEIKLLAKEVGILELIETKEGYFMKLDENKIEIDRINVLILKGKLKYISTKKAIIYNGNIKKFLINLKEGEN; translated from the coding sequence ATGAATTTTACAATAGATTTAGAAGAAAAAGAAATATATAGAGGGAAAATACCTTTTTTTCTTATGAACAAAAATAAAAATATCATATATCTTTCAGGATTAAATAAGAATATAGATGATTATTACTTTGGAATAAAAGACTTTTCAAATAAAAATCTTTTAAAAATAGAAAACTATAATTATACAGATATAGAATGGAAAGAAAAAAATATAGAATTATTAAATATATTAAAAAAAGAGAATTCAATTATTTTTATTAGTTTAAATGCTGTATTTAAAGAATATTTTTCTAAAATAAAATTTTTTACTATTTATAAAGAAAAAGAATATAAAATAAATAAAATTATTAAATTTTTAGAAGAGAATGGATATACTAGAAATTATATAATAGAATCTATTGGTGAATACAGTATAAGGGGAGATATAATTGATATATTTTCTCCGTCATATGATCATCCAATTAGATTAGAATTTTTTGATAATTTTTTAGAAGATATAAGATATTTTGATATAGATACTCAAAAATCTATAGAAAAAATAGAACATATTGATATAAATAGTAATATAGGAAATAGTGAAAAATATAGTTTTTTAGAACTTTTAAATAAATTAAAGTATAAAAATTATGAGATTATTATAGAAAATAAAGAGTTTTTAGATTATAAACTTGAAGAATACATACTAAATAATAGAGAAAAAGAGAATAAGATAAGAGAAGAATATGCAAAAATTATTTTTGATAATATACATATATTTACAAAAAGATTAAATGAAAATTTTGTCAGTAAGTTAAAAGATTATGACTATATAAAAGAGTATTCTAAAAATAAGACTATTTATATTTTTACAGAAGAAAAAAGAAGATATGAAGAGATATTTAAAGGATATAAAAATATAATTATAGAGAGAAAAAATTATTTTGAAGGATTTGAAACAGCAAAAGAATTAGTAATTACTGATAGAGAGTTAAAAGGAATAAGAGTTGTAAGACTTGAAAAAAGAAAAGAAGGATTAAAACTAAAAAATATAAATCAAATAATAAAAGGTGATTATGTAATACATGAAAATCATGGTGTAGGTATATATTTAGGAATAGAAGAGATAGATAATAAAGATTATTTAGCTATTAAATATGCTGATGCAGATAAACTTTATGTACCAATTGATGGCATAAATAAAATAGAAAAATATATAAATGAACCAGGAAAAATTCCTGAAATATATAATTTGGGAAGAAAAGGATTTAAAAAAAGAAAAGAAAAAATAAGAAAAGATATAGAGGAGTTTGCAAAAGAATTAGTTCAAATTCAAGCAAAAAGAGAAGCTGCAGTTGGATTTAAATTTTCAAAAGATACAGTATGGCAAGAAGAGTTTGAAGAAGGATTTCCATATAATGAAACAAAAGATCAATTAAAAGCTATAAATGATACTAAGAGAGATATGGAAAGTTATAAAGTAATGGATAGAATAGTTTGTGGTGATGTAGGATATGGAAAAACAGAGATAGCACTTCGTGCAGCATTTAAAGCAGTAATGGATGGAAAGCAAGTAGTTATGCTTACACCAACAACTGTTTTAGCACATCAACATTATGAAAGGTTTATAGAAAGATTTAAAAATTTCCCTGTAGATATAAAACTATTGTCAAGACTTGAGTCAAGAGGTAGTCAAAATAAAGTTGTAGAAGGATTAAAAAATGGTTCAGTTGATATAGTAATAGGAACACATAGGTTATTATCAACTGATATTAGTTTTAAAGATTTAGGCTTGATAATAATAGACGAAGAGCAAAAATTTGGAGTAAAAGCAAAAGAAAAATTAAAGACTTTAAGAATTGCAGTAGACACACTTACACTTACAGCTACTCCTATACCTCGTACACTGAATTTAGCTTTATTAGGAATAAGAGATATATCTATAATAGAAACAGCACCAGAAAATAGAAAGCCAGTAGAAATAAAATTTTTAGAAAAAGAAAAAAATAAAATAAAAGAAGTTATTTTAAAAGAAAAAGCTAGAGAAGGACAAATATTTTATCTTTTTAATTCAATAAAAGGTATGGAAAATAAATTAAATGAATTAAGAAAAATATTACCAGATTATATAGAAATAGATTTTATTCATGGACAAATGCCAGCTAATCAAATAAAAGAAAAAATAGTAAAATTTGAAAATGGAGAATTTGATCTTTTACTTACAACAACAATTATAGAAAATGGTATAGATATAGTAAATGCAAATACAATTATAATTGAAGGAATAGAAAAATTAGGACTTGCACAAATATATCAATTAAAAGGTAGAGTTGGTAGAGGAAATAAAAAAGGATATTGTTATTTATTATTAGAAAAAGAAAGAAAACTTAGTAAAAAAACAAAGCTTCGTAAAGAAACATTGGAAAATATAAATGTGCTTGGAGGAGGTTTTCAATTATCATTAGAAGATATGAGAATAAGAGGAGCAGGAGAAATACTAGGAGACAAGCAACACGGTGCTATTGATACATTTGGATATGATTTATATATAAAAATGCTTAATGAAGAAATGAAGAAATTAAAAAACGAAGAAATCCAAAAAGAATTGTATATAGACATTAATAAAAAAGGTTATATACCTAATGATTATATAAATGAAACTGAAAAAATTAGAGTATATAAAAGAATTTTAAGTTGTAAAAAAATTATAGAATTAAAAGAATTAAAAAATGAAATAATAGATAGATTTTCTAAAATGCCTAAAGAAACAGAGGAGCTTTTTGAGTATTATGAGATAAAATTACTAGCTAAGGAAGTAGGAATATTGGAATTAATAGAAACAAAAGAAGGGTATTTTATGAAATTAGATGAAAATAAAATTGAAATAGATAGAATAAATGTGTTAATATTAAAAGGTAAACTAAAATATATATCAACTAAAAAAGCAATTATTTATAATGGAAATATAAAAAAATTTTTAATAAACTTAAAAGAAGGAGAGAACTAA
- a CDS encoding peptidylprolyl isomerase, with protein sequence MKKILVIAILLVSVVSCNNKKQVKEKVVEKTEKVELMDKNETPKNALARVGDEVITEDEVEMVLKSIPEQYKDYYSSEEGKKEILKELVEQKLIKKEAEKLGLDNDKELQKELNLYKERLLINSYINKNIIKKIDVTEDELKAYYEANKENYKIPEQVNASHILILTMNLNEKEKKAAYKKAQDVFKLVKEGKDFHELAKQYSEGPSAKDGGRLGWFEKERMVKEFSDAAFSTEKGKVYDGIVETKYGYHIILTEDKKESSYIPFEEKEKELKEELLNKKRLDEYNKTLERLKKEYNIEEM encoded by the coding sequence ATGAAAAAAATATTAGTTATAGCAATATTATTAGTATCAGTAGTATCATGTAATAATAAAAAACAGGTAAAAGAAAAAGTGGTAGAAAAAACAGAAAAAGTGGAACTTATGGATAAAAATGAAACGCCTAAAAATGCATTAGCAAGAGTAGGAGACGAAGTAATAACAGAAGATGAAGTTGAAATGGTATTAAAAAGCATACCAGAACAATATAAAGATTATTATAGTAGTGAAGAAGGGAAAAAAGAAATATTAAAAGAATTAGTAGAACAAAAATTAATAAAAAAAGAAGCCGAAAAATTAGGTTTAGATAATGATAAAGAATTACAAAAAGAATTAAATTTATATAAAGAAAGATTACTTATTAATAGTTATATAAATAAAAATATTATTAAAAAAATTGATGTAACAGAAGATGAGTTAAAAGCATATTATGAAGCAAATAAAGAAAATTATAAAATACCAGAACAGGTAAATGCTTCTCATATATTAATATTAACAATGAATTTAAATGAAAAAGAGAAAAAAGCTGCCTATAAAAAAGCTCAAGATGTATTTAAATTGGTGAAAGAAGGAAAAGATTTTCATGAATTAGCAAAACAATATTCAGAAGGACCTTCAGCAAAAGACGGAGGAAGACTTGGTTGGTTTGAAAAAGAAAGAATGGTAAAAGAATTTTCAGATGCTGCTTTTAGTACTGAAAAAGGAAAAGTATATGACGGAATTGTAGAAACAAAATATGGTTATCATATAATACTTACAGAAGATAAAAAAGAATCTTCATATATACCATTTGAAGAAAAAGAAAAAGAATTAAAAGAAGAACTTTTAAATAAAAAAAGATTAGATGAATATAATAAAACATTAGAAAGATTAAAAAAAGAGTATAATATCGAGGAGATGTAA